DNA sequence from the Nicotiana tomentosiformis chromosome 3, ASM39032v3, whole genome shotgun sequence genome:
ggacataaattttttatttatttattttcgaaattttttcatttttttttctaaatcagtgtttggccataaaatttttaatttttttcaaaaatttaaaaaacttcaaaaaattatttttcaaaattttcactcaaataactcacaaaacttcaaaaacaatccaaaatcatattcatatccaaacgcaactctaattttcaaataccattttcacttaaaaAAAATTTGGCTCTTGTTTTGTAATTTTACCCTTCTTTAGTCCAAACGCCCACTTTAGTTCAAAAAGTGAAGTTTAATTAGCCCTTTGTCCGTTCGTTATTGGACAGCCACCGGCATTTACTGTCTATGTAGGGTTTGGATTTAGCTTGCTACTCCAATATTCATTCCAAGAGTCAAAGCTTGACACTCTCCCGCGCCGCCCCCAAATCCCAACATCTCTTTTCAGCCAAGGTTAGTCTTATGAGTCGCATTCTCTTTTTCCCAAATCCAACTTCTTTTATTCTTCTATTTTGCAAGTATTTAGAAGGCCttgtaattttagattttttgCTGCTTTATCTGTTTTGTACGTTTCACTCTCTCTTAAAACATGTTCTACGCTTCCTTTTACAATTTAAGCTGCTGAAACATTAAGCTTACAGTACTCGAATATAGTCTAATATCTCTTTACAAAAAGCAAATGATGGATGTAGTTTGACAGTTTCAACATTTCAACACTATATTTTATGTGATTGCTAAATCTTGGTAATTTGATTTCGTTTTTATTGTTTGGATTACTCATAAAAACCTAGGCTTTTTTATTGAAATATTGTAATTTTAGTCTGTTTTGTTTGTGTAATGCTTCTCTGTATGCCCACATCTGTCAGATGCACCATTTATATCGCTGTTCATATTAATATCAGGATAACAGATATTCAGGTTCTAATCTATTCTTCTTACGTAGTAGACTGATTTTATTAGTTGTAGATGTTTAtttcaaaatgcttatattttatTCTTACAACAGCTTTTTAAATTATATGAACTACAAATAtggaaaaaaaattaacttttggTGTAGCACCTTATTGAAACCTTGTTTTCCTGCATTGGCTGTTTCTATTGTTGCAGCTAGCAGGTTTGTGTATTTCTTGTTTGTGTATGAGACCTTATAATTAAATGTTGGAGTAATTCAGTACTTAAAAAAGAAGTATTAAAGTAGTTTGGAGGGCAAACATTGGGATGAAAAATTTGACTTGTctaccggaaacagcctctctgccttTTCAGGGGTAAATTGTGGGAccacactgggtatgttgttgttgttatctccaaagtaaaaaaaagaagaaggggggggggggtctaTCTTCTTGGGGTGCTGATCAAATAAATACAGTAAGAAAAGAGAAATAGCTGATGATTATCATTTCACTGGTTGATCGTTGAACTTTCATTTATGAAGCAGCTATCTTTGGCTATTGGTTGGGTGTATCCTTAATTTTGAAGCCTGCTATCATGGCCAGTAAAGATTCAAATAGTAAGTATTCATGCTCCGTCATACTCCTTTAGAAAAACTTGCTACTCTATTTGATTTGTCTAATACATCTTTTTTGTCTTTCTTcagaaggaaaaaagaaagaagtcAAGAAAGAGACAGGTCTTGGTCAGGGGAAAAAGAAAGAAGTTAAGAAAGAGACAGGTCTTGGTCTCTCTTACAAAAAGGATGAAAATTTTGGAGAGTGGTATTCTGAGGTATGCTTGGAACATTCAATTATATGAGCTATCAAATTTGATAATATATACCTGTTCATTATTGGACGATGTATCTGCGGTAAGTTTCTTTGGTGCAACAAGAAAGATGGAACAATCTGATTGAGCTGTGAGGCCTCCAATTTCCTCTTTTCATTCTTTTCTAATATTTTTGTTTTCCTTATATTTGTCTATTGTTTGTCATTGGGAACTTAACAAGTTCGGATTGATAGGGGCCTCGTTCAATTGGTTGGGGATGGGGGGCTTTGTTTAGCCAAACATCTTTCTTTTTCGTCGTCATTTTCTTCTCTGTTTTTTTCCGTATTTCTTGTCCGATTTCACAGATTCACCAATTTTCTTCTGCTACTGAATGCTTTTCTCAATTCTTTCTTTGTCCAGTGTTTTAATAGGCGGAATTTTGTTTAACCAAACTTCTATGTTTTTCCTTGTCATTTTATTTTCCGTCCTTTTTCCTTATAATTTTGGCCCGGGGGATTTCTCGTTTCTCAATTCTTTCCTAGCCGAGAAATCCCCAGGGGCGCATAGTTCGAAACTCAGTGGATAATGGGCCCGCCCCTCTACCCtactccacttaaataccaggcttttGTCTATTCGAACCCGTGGCGTGCTCTTACCCACACATCAAACTAGCAAAGCCCATACACGCCTTTTCAACAGCTGCTTTCCGTTTCGCTGATACATTTTGTTTAAATTTCTGCTCTCTCTATAGATGCTTTATGTATtctattttatatgaaaaagtcCGTTCTCATCATATATGAAAATTTTGACTTTAAACATATGAACATAGGTTGTCGTTAGTGGTGAAATGATCGAGTACTACGACATATCTGGCTGTTATATTCTACGGCCATGGGCAATGTCTATCTGGGAGATATTGCAGGTAAGCTTGACCATGaaatgattttctttttctcGTGCTGCTTATCATTTGAGGACATTTACAATGGATTCTTAGCTCTGTATGTGCAGGCGTTTTTTGATGCTGAAATTAAGAAAATGAAGATACAGAACTCTTACTTTCCTCTGTTTGTGTCCCCTGGTGTTCTACAAAAGGAAAAGGACCACATAGAGGGATTTGCTCCTGAGGTGAGACTTTGGCACTTTTTTAACTTAAGCGTTATAGAGTCAAGTTTATCTGCTTTTAGCCTGTGAAGCATATAAGAAGTTTGTATAATGTCTTCTAAATATATGTTGACTCCACATTTTCCTTACGTTCCTGCTTTTGTACCTTGATTGCTGAAGTTTCCTGAAGGTTTCAAAAGTATCTATAATTGAAAAATTTTCCTCCTGTTACTCATCTCGCCTATTGCTGATCATAGCACTTAATTGTGGCAGGGCTTTgcctttctttttttaaatttcatcATCATAAAGTTTAGAAAGTCATCATGAAGTTGGGCCACCTAGGATTCTGAGAGgcgatatttttttttttaattatctttaGTCTTGGATTTAACTTCAGTAATAACTTCATTGTGATATCAAGTATCGTATCATGGTGTTAAGTTGATATCATCACTTGTGCAATGTGTTGTTCCATTGCATTTTGATAACTGTGCTAAGTTGCTTATCATGGGCTGTGATCATTCTTCAGAGTGCTTCTGTTACAAAATATGGGAGTGGATTGTGTTATAGACTTATTATTAGTTATGCCCATAATGGGTTTATATCATTCTTCAGGTTGCTTGGGTTACGAAATCTGGTGAATCTGATTTGGAAGTACCCATTGCAATTCGACCAACTAGTGAAACAGTGATGTATCCATACTTCTCTAAGTGGATAAGGGGACATCGTGACTTGCCCTTGAGACTCAACCAGTGGTGCAATGTTGTACGATGGGAGTTTAGCAACCCTACCCCCTTCATCAGGTGCCCTTTTGAGTTTATTTTTGTCTTACAGCTTTTACATTTCCTTTGTGGACATGTTAATGTGTTTCAAGTGCAAGCGAATGCTCGCAGCTTATATGACAGAAACTACATGTTAATCCCAAATCGAGTGAGGCCTTCGAGATGGTCTGGTAATGTTTTGCTTATGTTCCTTGTTCAGGAGTCGTGAGTTTCTCTGGCAAGAAGGACACACTGCTTTTGCAACAAACGAGGAAGCAGATACAGAGGTATACGGGTATTCTTGGAGTATGCATATCAGCCACTAAAGCTCTTTTAAAACAATAACTGTACCTCTTATTGAGCTTCATCTAAATACCAGTGTAGTGCCTAGCTTGAGTGCATCTGATGTAGATAGCGATATATTAACTCTTTAAGATAGTTTTACGGTGAATCCACTTCAAGAAAAGATAGTTTTACAGTGAATCTTCCAATTCAGTCTTTGTCTGTGTTATATTTGCTGCATGATGCTAAATAGTCTTTCCAGTGTTGATATTAtccatttaatattattttttgccTATCGTTGTTTGTTTTATGGGGAGAATTATAGTTGATTTTTTTATCCAGACAGAACTAGGCGCTTCTAGTACAAACAACTCAGCATTTAGTCCAAGTTACAAGGACTGACCTCTAACGTGTCTTGACATTAGATGATCTCGGTGCCTGTCTCCAGGAAATGAAGATGATACCTGAGTTACTTGGACTCTCCACTTTCGGTGCCGCACCCGTATTGACACGACATGTGTGTGGGTGTGGGATGCgggatccgtaccggatctggtcaacttattttgggtactttgactaAAATCGATGGAGAAATTCGGGATAGATACAATGATTTCTGAAATCAAAATAAAAGCTAgggtgaaattgaagaaaatggaaTACCTTGTATGTAGAAATATGTCAGTCCTTTTCCTTTTATCTCCTTCTCGGATCTCCTCTTAATCAATATTTTCTCTCTCCTAGAATATAATGTAAGTTATCCAACATAATATCTCAAATTTAGACATATTTTTATTACTTtgtttttagatatttgaattatttttagccgaatccTCGCACCCGTATCTGTACCTGGATTCATACTCCTGAATCTTAAAATTTGGATTATGAAGGATCTAACCTTTAGATCCGAACCGtatcggacacccgcacccgagTCTGAGCAACTTAGGATGATACTAATGCCGGAGCAAGGAACTTAAGGAACATGGCATTTTGCTGCTTCTTTTTTTCCGGAGTGAGAGAAGAGAAAGTGAGGTTTGGGAGATCGGAATTCTACAGCTGCTTCGGGTGATTAGTAATGGGGCTATATAGTTTTCTTCTCTTCATTGATTAAATTTATAATTGGGATATTGATGAGCTTTGACATTTATTTACCTCATACTATCAGTTAGGCCTTTGGAAGAACTGGAAGTTAATATGTGAGTCATATGGTTTTCTGCTTTAAATCAAAGATATTTTGAAATAATCCTACAACTATAAGAAAAAATTGACAGTGTGTATGGTTTAGTTTCAAATGGGAGAACATGGATAAATCACATTTTTTGCTCTTTTATTTATTAGGATTAATTGGTGAAAATTATATTAAAGTGAAGAATGGATCAGATTGCAGCTTTCTCAGAAAGTGAGATTATTTGTCTGATTGCATAAGGAAAGGGATATGACCTATTACTTTAGAATATTAGGGGTTAGTATCACAACTTGCAAATAAGCTACCTTCATTTATTATATGCTACCTTGGAACTGGTATCAAATTTTGGGTCGGGTCGGCTATAGTTTTGGAAATTGTCTGTTCCAACATTTGCAGATCTACATTGGTACATTATTGTCCCGTGGATAAAGTATGTTGTGACTTGTATTTCATTGCCTGCCACTTAAACATCAGTTGAGACTACTTTATGTTTCTCTTTGGCTTATCCTTCCCCATTTGCATTCGTTTTCTTCTAATAGTCTTCTTatcttgtattgttgttgaaTAATTATATGAGCAAATTAGTGGACAAGCTTCTGTGAGAATTAGTTGCTTGGAACTGAGGTTCCTTGATTTGGCCCAGAAAAGACTTGCTGCTATCTGCTTCCCACATCTTTGTTCAAGTTCAGACTTTTTTTGCTTGTACAGATATGGTTTTTTTCGGAAATGGTGATCTTGCGTATATATTTGATTCAGGTTCTTGATATCTTGGAATTGTATAGACGTATATATGAAGAATTTTTAGCCGTTCCAGTCAGTAAGGGAAAGAAAAGTGAGCTTGAGAAGTTTGCCGGTGGACTCTACACGACTACAGTTGAGGTATCCAAGAGCACATCTGTGTAGACATTGTTTGGCGGTTCCTAACAGTATTTTCTTTGTAAATTGTTGGTGAAATTCTCCTACCTTCCATTTATTCATATTATTTCCGGATTTATTTGCCAGGCTTTTATCCCTAATACTGGCCGTGGTATCCAAGGTGCAACTTCACACTGTTTAGGCCAGAATTTTGCAAAAATGTTTGAGATAAATTTTGAAAATGAGAAGGGAGAGAAGGCTATGGTCTGGCAGAACTCATGGGCCTATACTACTAGAACAGTGAGAATTCAGAGCCATTTAGCTACTGTCTCGTCGCCTTTTTACCTTGGAGGTCAAGTTAAccctctttattttttttttatttgtgtgCTTTG
Encoded proteins:
- the LOC104104851 gene encoding proline--tRNA ligase, cytoplasmic-like, translated to MASKDSNKGKKKEVKKETGLGQGKKKEVKKETGLGLSYKKDENFGEWYSEVVVSGEMIEYYDISGCYILRPWAMSIWEILQAFFDAEIKKMKIQNSYFPLFVSPGVLQKEKDHIEGFAPEVAWVTKSGESDLEVPIAIRPTSETVMYPYFSKWIRGHRDLPLRLNQWCNVVRWEFSNPTPFIRSREFLWQEGHTAFATNEEADTEVLDILELYRRIYEEFLAVPVSKGKKSELEKFAGGLYTTTVEAFIPNTGRGIQGATSHCLGQNFAKMFEINFENEKGEKAMVWQNSWAYTTRTIGVMIMVHGDDKGLVLPPKVASTQVIVIPVPYKDANTQGIFDACAATVEKLNESGIRAEADFRDNYSPGWKYSHWEMKGVPLRIEIGPKDLANNQVRAVRRDNGAKTDIPMDNLVEQLKDLLATIQQNLFDVAKQKRDACVQIVRTWDEFTVALGQKKLVLAPWCDEEDVEKDVKARTKGEMGAAKTLCSPFDQPELPEGTLCFASGKPAKKWTYWGRSY